A region from the Andrena cerasifolii isolate SP2316 chromosome 9, iyAndCera1_principal, whole genome shotgun sequence genome encodes:
- the LOC143373484 gene encoding uncharacterized protein LOC143373484 isoform X3, with protein MRWFRGHAEAPRLLSLSPLQADEDLDGASYHFHAASQYRDMSPVRWARRKSSSSESERNCYNVQTSQVTTERGPTKKDKKRIQEERRRICEKRNPILNRVKNTRLSFFKDRDTDDEDQEEDDDAEKTQFRSMCELNQRGLARNEFRRSVCESDLKEIIEEEKTQAKRKRRSKSQSRLPYRKQQEERFSFLGLRPSTQKPEGLPQEDIPEEAINHPNRRWRKSKEYVQEHRDSARSTDQDPKVPTTPEDPVFKSGSQFDSITPSSCLAAKFRAMQDRYLKSSTSKLIAKIYKKEGKDRERRRLRSFSYGTLPGLEELRTNPLYEEQDQDDNDSGILDNDSATSSLLDDRCSSSASGLMTGVDSSLGSPPQLPPRKPSSSIVDVERTARLFSSLDVYCGRSEGRGCRKDVSRLSSLEDSTSQICQAANSELIDQRDREDSKVPDRKDVIERLGNKESLGSESNHGARLPVIRNKPYITETMVVKLPRASSDQCLGIFIAKTAELSPGYLVAHVVPNGLADKEGTLRIGDEILIVNGKRLRGLNMSEARKILGSGSGPGDVDIVVSRYTAVDQSPKKLTESSVDYENVNVENGHGVIVENSPRSHFRKRQTKHHRDRRSECSRSTSSEKSAVNMDNSGSQSVSNFCTLPRRPRNTVSTFLTVVFQKGPGKKSLGFTIVGGSDSPKGSIGIFIKSVLPGGQAAEDGRLRAGDEILAVNGHVCHDLTHRKAVQLFRNIKTGPVALHLSRRVKNKELQATKAKSCADLLLVDA; from the exons TCTCAGTATAGAG ACATGTCTCCAGTACGATGGGCTCGCCGCAAGTCGTCGAGCTCCGAATCGGAAAGGAACTGCTACAACGTGCAGACGTCACAAGTGACCACCGAGCGGGGACCCACCAAGAAGGACAAGAAGAGGATCCAGGAGGAGCGGCGAAGGATCTGCGAAAAGAGGAACCCTATCCTGAACCGCGTGAAGAACACCAGACTGAGCTTCTTCAAGGACCGCGACACCGACGATGAGGAccaggaagaggacgacgacgccgagaaGACTCAGTTTCGCTCAATGTGCGAGCTGAACCAGCGCGGCCTAGCCAGAAACGAATTCCGCAGGTCAGTGTGCGAGTCCGACCTGAAGGAGATCATAGAGGAAGAGAAGACCCAGGCAAAGAGGAAACGGCGCTCGAAATCGCAGAGCAGATTGCCATACAGAAAGCAGCAGGAGGAGCGTTTCTCCTTCCTAGGCCTTCGTCCCTCGACCCAGAAGCCAGAAGGATTGCCACAGGAGGACATCCCAGAGGAAGCTATCAACCACCCAAATCGCAGATGGCGAAAGAGCAAAGAGTACGTCCAAGAGCATCGTGACTCAGCAAGGTCGACGGACCAGGACCCAAAGGTGCCAACGACTCCAGAGGATCCAGTGTTCAAGAGTGGGTCCCAGTTCGACAGCATAACGCCGTCCAGCTGCCTGGCAGCCAAGTTCAGGGCGATGCAGGACAGGTACCTGAAGAGCTCCACTAGCAAGCTGATCGCAAAGATCTACAAGAAGGAGGGCAAAGACAGGGAGAGGAGGAGGCTAAGAAGCTTCTCCTATGGGACTCTGCCAGGTCTAGAGGAGCTCAGAACCAACCCCCTGTACGAGGAGCAGGATCAGGATGATAACGACTCGGGGATCCTGGACAACGACTCCGCGACCAGTTCCCTACTCGACGACAGATGCAGCAGCAGTGCTTCTGGCTTGATGACTGGCGTCGACTCGTCCTTGGGTTCCCCGCCTCAGCTGCCACCAAGGAAACCTTCCTCGTCTATCGTAGACGTCGAGAGGACGGCGAGGCTGTTCTCCAGCCTCGACGTTTACTGCGGCAGGAGCGAAGGCAGGGGCTGCAGGAAAGATGTGTCCAGGTTGAGTAGCCTTGAAGATTCGACCAGCCAGATCTGCCAGGCTGCCAACAGCGAGTTGATAGATCAACGGGATCGCGAGGACTCTAAAGTCCCTGACAGGAAGGACGTCATCGAGAGGCTTGGTAATAAGGAATCTTTGGGGTCGGAGAGTAACCACGGTGCTCGGTTGCCAGTGATCAGGAACAAGCCGTATATCACCGAGACGATGGTCGTCAAGCTTCCCAGGGCGAGTTCCGATCAGTGTTTAGGCATCTTCATCGCGAAAACCGCGGAGTTGAGCCCTGGGTACTTAGTGGCCCACGTGGTGCCAAATGGGCTGGCGGATAAAGAGGGCACCTTGAGGATAGGGGACGAAATTCTGATTGTTAACGGCAAAAGGCTGCGGGGATTGAATATGTCCGAGGCTAGGAAGATCCTCGGAAGCGGTAGTGGGCCTGGTGACGTGGATATCGTTGTCTCCAGGTACACAGCTGTGGATCAGTCTCCTAAGAAGCTGACGGAGAGCAGCGTCGATTATGAGAACGTTAATGTAGAGAATGGTCATGGAGTTATCGTGGAGAATTCCCCGAGGTCGCACTTCAGGAAGCGACAGACCAAGCACCATCGCGACAGGAGGAGCGAGTGCAGCAGGTCAACATCCTCCGAGAAGTCTGCGGTGAATATGGATAACAGTGGCTCCCAGAGCGTTTCCAATTTCTGCACTCTGCCCAGAAGACCGAGGAACACTGTTTCCACGTTTCTGACGGTGGTTTTTCAGAAGGGTCCGGGGAAGAAGTCCCTGGGGTTCACCATTGTGGGAGGAAGCGACAGTCCAAAAGGAAGCATCG GTATCTTTATAAAATCGGTGTTGCCAGGGGGGCAAGCCGCAGAAGATGGCCGTTTGCGCGCAGGTGACGAGATTTTGGCAGTGAATGGCCACGTTTGCCACGACTTGACCCACAGAAAGGCCGTTCAGCTTTTCCGCAATATCAAAACTGGACCGGTTGCCTTGCACCTTTCTAGACGCgtaaaaaataaggaattaca GGCAACGAAGGCCAAGTCGTGCGCAGACCTCTTGCTCGTCGACGCGTGA
- the LOC143373484 gene encoding uncharacterized protein LOC143373484 isoform X1, with amino-acid sequence MSWLTHILHECLKPPLGLIYGHASRATIIFALAVSTRRRLRLCSCHVFYTLRARTDRAQKLTHNWRDIMYVDHFKKGIRDWIKYMSPVRWARRKSSSSESERNCYNVQTSQVTTERGPTKKDKKRIQEERRRICEKRNPILNRVKNTRLSFFKDRDTDDEDQEEDDDAEKTQFRSMCELNQRGLARNEFRRSVCESDLKEIIEEEKTQAKRKRRSKSQSRLPYRKQQEERFSFLGLRPSTQKPEGLPQEDIPEEAINHPNRRWRKSKEYVQEHRDSARSTDQDPKVPTTPEDPVFKSGSQFDSITPSSCLAAKFRAMQDRYLKSSTSKLIAKIYKKEGKDRERRRLRSFSYGTLPGLEELRTNPLYEEQDQDDNDSGILDNDSATSSLLDDRCSSSASGLMTGVDSSLGSPPQLPPRKPSSSIVDVERTARLFSSLDVYCGRSEGRGCRKDVSRLSSLEDSTSQICQAANSELIDQRDREDSKVPDRKDVIERLGNKESLGSESNHGARLPVIRNKPYITETMVVKLPRASSDQCLGIFIAKTAELSPGYLVAHVVPNGLADKEGTLRIGDEILIVNGKRLRGLNMSEARKILGSGSGPGDVDIVVSRYTAVDQSPKKLTESSVDYENVNVENGHGVIVENSPRSHFRKRQTKHHRDRRSECSRSTSSEKSAVNMDNSGSQSVSNFCTLPRRPRNTVSTFLTVVFQKGPGKKSLGFTIVGGSDSPKGSIGIFIKSVLPGGQAAEDGRLRAGDEILAVNGHVCHDLTHRKAVQLFRNIKTGPVALHLSRRVKNKELQATKAKSCADLLLVDA; translated from the exons ATGTCCTGGCTTACACACATCCTGCACGAGTGCCTTAAGCCTCCGCTGGGACTCATATACGGTCACGCTTCGAGGGCGACGATCATTTTCGCGTTGGCTGTATCCACCAGACGAAGACTTCGACTTTGCTCTTGTCACGTGTTTTACACTCTTCGAGCGAGGACAGATCGCGCTCAGAAGTTGACACACAACTGGCGTGACATCATGTACGTGGACCATTTCAAGAAGGGCATTCGAGATTGGATAAAAT ACATGTCTCCAGTACGATGGGCTCGCCGCAAGTCGTCGAGCTCCGAATCGGAAAGGAACTGCTACAACGTGCAGACGTCACAAGTGACCACCGAGCGGGGACCCACCAAGAAGGACAAGAAGAGGATCCAGGAGGAGCGGCGAAGGATCTGCGAAAAGAGGAACCCTATCCTGAACCGCGTGAAGAACACCAGACTGAGCTTCTTCAAGGACCGCGACACCGACGATGAGGAccaggaagaggacgacgacgccgagaaGACTCAGTTTCGCTCAATGTGCGAGCTGAACCAGCGCGGCCTAGCCAGAAACGAATTCCGCAGGTCAGTGTGCGAGTCCGACCTGAAGGAGATCATAGAGGAAGAGAAGACCCAGGCAAAGAGGAAACGGCGCTCGAAATCGCAGAGCAGATTGCCATACAGAAAGCAGCAGGAGGAGCGTTTCTCCTTCCTAGGCCTTCGTCCCTCGACCCAGAAGCCAGAAGGATTGCCACAGGAGGACATCCCAGAGGAAGCTATCAACCACCCAAATCGCAGATGGCGAAAGAGCAAAGAGTACGTCCAAGAGCATCGTGACTCAGCAAGGTCGACGGACCAGGACCCAAAGGTGCCAACGACTCCAGAGGATCCAGTGTTCAAGAGTGGGTCCCAGTTCGACAGCATAACGCCGTCCAGCTGCCTGGCAGCCAAGTTCAGGGCGATGCAGGACAGGTACCTGAAGAGCTCCACTAGCAAGCTGATCGCAAAGATCTACAAGAAGGAGGGCAAAGACAGGGAGAGGAGGAGGCTAAGAAGCTTCTCCTATGGGACTCTGCCAGGTCTAGAGGAGCTCAGAACCAACCCCCTGTACGAGGAGCAGGATCAGGATGATAACGACTCGGGGATCCTGGACAACGACTCCGCGACCAGTTCCCTACTCGACGACAGATGCAGCAGCAGTGCTTCTGGCTTGATGACTGGCGTCGACTCGTCCTTGGGTTCCCCGCCTCAGCTGCCACCAAGGAAACCTTCCTCGTCTATCGTAGACGTCGAGAGGACGGCGAGGCTGTTCTCCAGCCTCGACGTTTACTGCGGCAGGAGCGAAGGCAGGGGCTGCAGGAAAGATGTGTCCAGGTTGAGTAGCCTTGAAGATTCGACCAGCCAGATCTGCCAGGCTGCCAACAGCGAGTTGATAGATCAACGGGATCGCGAGGACTCTAAAGTCCCTGACAGGAAGGACGTCATCGAGAGGCTTGGTAATAAGGAATCTTTGGGGTCGGAGAGTAACCACGGTGCTCGGTTGCCAGTGATCAGGAACAAGCCGTATATCACCGAGACGATGGTCGTCAAGCTTCCCAGGGCGAGTTCCGATCAGTGTTTAGGCATCTTCATCGCGAAAACCGCGGAGTTGAGCCCTGGGTACTTAGTGGCCCACGTGGTGCCAAATGGGCTGGCGGATAAAGAGGGCACCTTGAGGATAGGGGACGAAATTCTGATTGTTAACGGCAAAAGGCTGCGGGGATTGAATATGTCCGAGGCTAGGAAGATCCTCGGAAGCGGTAGTGGGCCTGGTGACGTGGATATCGTTGTCTCCAGGTACACAGCTGTGGATCAGTCTCCTAAGAAGCTGACGGAGAGCAGCGTCGATTATGAGAACGTTAATGTAGAGAATGGTCATGGAGTTATCGTGGAGAATTCCCCGAGGTCGCACTTCAGGAAGCGACAGACCAAGCACCATCGCGACAGGAGGAGCGAGTGCAGCAGGTCAACATCCTCCGAGAAGTCTGCGGTGAATATGGATAACAGTGGCTCCCAGAGCGTTTCCAATTTCTGCACTCTGCCCAGAAGACCGAGGAACACTGTTTCCACGTTTCTGACGGTGGTTTTTCAGAAGGGTCCGGGGAAGAAGTCCCTGGGGTTCACCATTGTGGGAGGAAGCGACAGTCCAAAAGGAAGCATCG GTATCTTTATAAAATCGGTGTTGCCAGGGGGGCAAGCCGCAGAAGATGGCCGTTTGCGCGCAGGTGACGAGATTTTGGCAGTGAATGGCCACGTTTGCCACGACTTGACCCACAGAAAGGCCGTTCAGCTTTTCCGCAATATCAAAACTGGACCGGTTGCCTTGCACCTTTCTAGACGCgtaaaaaataaggaattaca GGCAACGAAGGCCAAGTCGTGCGCAGACCTCTTGCTCGTCGACGCGTGA
- the LOC143373484 gene encoding uncharacterized protein LOC143373484 isoform X2, whose translation MSWLTHILHECLKPPLGLIYGHASRATIIFALAVSTRRRLRLCSCHVFYTLRARTDRAQKLTHNWRDIMYVDHFKKGIRDWIKYMSPVRWARRKSSSSESERNCYNVQTSQVTTERGPTKKDKKRIQEERRRICEKRNPILNRVKNTRLSFFKDRDTDDEDQEEDDDAEKTQFRSMCELNQRGLARNEFRRSVCESDLKEIIEEEKTQAKRKRRSKSQSRLPYRKQQEERFSFLGLRPSTQKPEGLPQEDIPEEAINHPNRRWRKSKEYVQEHRDSARSTDQDPKVPTTPEDPVFKSGSQFDSITPSSCLAAKFRAMQDRYLKSSTSKLIAKIYKKEGKDRERRRLRSFSYGTLPGLEELRTNPLYEEQDQDDNDSGILDNDSATSSLLDDRCSSSASGLMTGVDSSLGSPPQLPPRKPSSSIVDVERTARLFSSLDVYCGRSEGRGCRKDVSRLSSLEDSTSQICQAANSELIDQRDREDSKVPDRKDVIERLGNKESLGSESNHGARLPVIRNKPYITETMVVKLPRASSDQCLGIFIAKTAELSPGYLVAHVVPNGLADKEGTLRIGDEILIVNGKRLRGLNMSEARKILGSGSGPGDVDIVVSRYTAVDQSPKKLTESSVDYENVNVENGHGVIVENSPRSHFRKRQTKHHRDRRSECSRSTSSEKSAVNMDNSGSQSVSNFCTLPRRPRNTVSTFLTVVFQKGPGKKSLGFTIVGGSDSPKGSIGGQAAEDGRLRAGDEILAVNGHVCHDLTHRKAVQLFRNIKTGPVALHLSRRVKNKELQATKAKSCADLLLVDA comes from the exons ATGTCCTGGCTTACACACATCCTGCACGAGTGCCTTAAGCCTCCGCTGGGACTCATATACGGTCACGCTTCGAGGGCGACGATCATTTTCGCGTTGGCTGTATCCACCAGACGAAGACTTCGACTTTGCTCTTGTCACGTGTTTTACACTCTTCGAGCGAGGACAGATCGCGCTCAGAAGTTGACACACAACTGGCGTGACATCATGTACGTGGACCATTTCAAGAAGGGCATTCGAGATTGGATAAAAT ACATGTCTCCAGTACGATGGGCTCGCCGCAAGTCGTCGAGCTCCGAATCGGAAAGGAACTGCTACAACGTGCAGACGTCACAAGTGACCACCGAGCGGGGACCCACCAAGAAGGACAAGAAGAGGATCCAGGAGGAGCGGCGAAGGATCTGCGAAAAGAGGAACCCTATCCTGAACCGCGTGAAGAACACCAGACTGAGCTTCTTCAAGGACCGCGACACCGACGATGAGGAccaggaagaggacgacgacgccgagaaGACTCAGTTTCGCTCAATGTGCGAGCTGAACCAGCGCGGCCTAGCCAGAAACGAATTCCGCAGGTCAGTGTGCGAGTCCGACCTGAAGGAGATCATAGAGGAAGAGAAGACCCAGGCAAAGAGGAAACGGCGCTCGAAATCGCAGAGCAGATTGCCATACAGAAAGCAGCAGGAGGAGCGTTTCTCCTTCCTAGGCCTTCGTCCCTCGACCCAGAAGCCAGAAGGATTGCCACAGGAGGACATCCCAGAGGAAGCTATCAACCACCCAAATCGCAGATGGCGAAAGAGCAAAGAGTACGTCCAAGAGCATCGTGACTCAGCAAGGTCGACGGACCAGGACCCAAAGGTGCCAACGACTCCAGAGGATCCAGTGTTCAAGAGTGGGTCCCAGTTCGACAGCATAACGCCGTCCAGCTGCCTGGCAGCCAAGTTCAGGGCGATGCAGGACAGGTACCTGAAGAGCTCCACTAGCAAGCTGATCGCAAAGATCTACAAGAAGGAGGGCAAAGACAGGGAGAGGAGGAGGCTAAGAAGCTTCTCCTATGGGACTCTGCCAGGTCTAGAGGAGCTCAGAACCAACCCCCTGTACGAGGAGCAGGATCAGGATGATAACGACTCGGGGATCCTGGACAACGACTCCGCGACCAGTTCCCTACTCGACGACAGATGCAGCAGCAGTGCTTCTGGCTTGATGACTGGCGTCGACTCGTCCTTGGGTTCCCCGCCTCAGCTGCCACCAAGGAAACCTTCCTCGTCTATCGTAGACGTCGAGAGGACGGCGAGGCTGTTCTCCAGCCTCGACGTTTACTGCGGCAGGAGCGAAGGCAGGGGCTGCAGGAAAGATGTGTCCAGGTTGAGTAGCCTTGAAGATTCGACCAGCCAGATCTGCCAGGCTGCCAACAGCGAGTTGATAGATCAACGGGATCGCGAGGACTCTAAAGTCCCTGACAGGAAGGACGTCATCGAGAGGCTTGGTAATAAGGAATCTTTGGGGTCGGAGAGTAACCACGGTGCTCGGTTGCCAGTGATCAGGAACAAGCCGTATATCACCGAGACGATGGTCGTCAAGCTTCCCAGGGCGAGTTCCGATCAGTGTTTAGGCATCTTCATCGCGAAAACCGCGGAGTTGAGCCCTGGGTACTTAGTGGCCCACGTGGTGCCAAATGGGCTGGCGGATAAAGAGGGCACCTTGAGGATAGGGGACGAAATTCTGATTGTTAACGGCAAAAGGCTGCGGGGATTGAATATGTCCGAGGCTAGGAAGATCCTCGGAAGCGGTAGTGGGCCTGGTGACGTGGATATCGTTGTCTCCAGGTACACAGCTGTGGATCAGTCTCCTAAGAAGCTGACGGAGAGCAGCGTCGATTATGAGAACGTTAATGTAGAGAATGGTCATGGAGTTATCGTGGAGAATTCCCCGAGGTCGCACTTCAGGAAGCGACAGACCAAGCACCATCGCGACAGGAGGAGCGAGTGCAGCAGGTCAACATCCTCCGAGAAGTCTGCGGTGAATATGGATAACAGTGGCTCCCAGAGCGTTTCCAATTTCTGCACTCTGCCCAGAAGACCGAGGAACACTGTTTCCACGTTTCTGACGGTGGTTTTTCAGAAGGGTCCGGGGAAGAAGTCCCTGGGGTTCACCATTGTGGGAGGAAGCGACAGTCCAAAAGGAAGCATCG GGGGGCAAGCCGCAGAAGATGGCCGTTTGCGCGCAGGTGACGAGATTTTGGCAGTGAATGGCCACGTTTGCCACGACTTGACCCACAGAAAGGCCGTTCAGCTTTTCCGCAATATCAAAACTGGACCGGTTGCCTTGCACCTTTCTAGACGCgtaaaaaataaggaattaca GGCAACGAAGGCCAAGTCGTGCGCAGACCTCTTGCTCGTCGACGCGTGA
- the LOC143373484 gene encoding uncharacterized protein LOC143373484 isoform X4 encodes MSPVRWARRKSSSSESERNCYNVQTSQVTTERGPTKKDKKRIQEERRRICEKRNPILNRVKNTRLSFFKDRDTDDEDQEEDDDAEKTQFRSMCELNQRGLARNEFRRSVCESDLKEIIEEEKTQAKRKRRSKSQSRLPYRKQQEERFSFLGLRPSTQKPEGLPQEDIPEEAINHPNRRWRKSKEYVQEHRDSARSTDQDPKVPTTPEDPVFKSGSQFDSITPSSCLAAKFRAMQDRYLKSSTSKLIAKIYKKEGKDRERRRLRSFSYGTLPGLEELRTNPLYEEQDQDDNDSGILDNDSATSSLLDDRCSSSASGLMTGVDSSLGSPPQLPPRKPSSSIVDVERTARLFSSLDVYCGRSEGRGCRKDVSRLSSLEDSTSQICQAANSELIDQRDREDSKVPDRKDVIERLGNKESLGSESNHGARLPVIRNKPYITETMVVKLPRASSDQCLGIFIAKTAELSPGYLVAHVVPNGLADKEGTLRIGDEILIVNGKRLRGLNMSEARKILGSGSGPGDVDIVVSRYTAVDQSPKKLTESSVDYENVNVENGHGVIVENSPRSHFRKRQTKHHRDRRSECSRSTSSEKSAVNMDNSGSQSVSNFCTLPRRPRNTVSTFLTVVFQKGPGKKSLGFTIVGGSDSPKGSIGIFIKSVLPGGQAAEDGRLRAGDEILAVNGHVCHDLTHRKAVQLFRNIKTGPVALHLSRRVKNKELQATKAKSCADLLLVDA; translated from the exons ATGTCTCCAGTACGATGGGCTCGCCGCAAGTCGTCGAGCTCCGAATCGGAAAGGAACTGCTACAACGTGCAGACGTCACAAGTGACCACCGAGCGGGGACCCACCAAGAAGGACAAGAAGAGGATCCAGGAGGAGCGGCGAAGGATCTGCGAAAAGAGGAACCCTATCCTGAACCGCGTGAAGAACACCAGACTGAGCTTCTTCAAGGACCGCGACACCGACGATGAGGAccaggaagaggacgacgacgccgagaaGACTCAGTTTCGCTCAATGTGCGAGCTGAACCAGCGCGGCCTAGCCAGAAACGAATTCCGCAGGTCAGTGTGCGAGTCCGACCTGAAGGAGATCATAGAGGAAGAGAAGACCCAGGCAAAGAGGAAACGGCGCTCGAAATCGCAGAGCAGATTGCCATACAGAAAGCAGCAGGAGGAGCGTTTCTCCTTCCTAGGCCTTCGTCCCTCGACCCAGAAGCCAGAAGGATTGCCACAGGAGGACATCCCAGAGGAAGCTATCAACCACCCAAATCGCAGATGGCGAAAGAGCAAAGAGTACGTCCAAGAGCATCGTGACTCAGCAAGGTCGACGGACCAGGACCCAAAGGTGCCAACGACTCCAGAGGATCCAGTGTTCAAGAGTGGGTCCCAGTTCGACAGCATAACGCCGTCCAGCTGCCTGGCAGCCAAGTTCAGGGCGATGCAGGACAGGTACCTGAAGAGCTCCACTAGCAAGCTGATCGCAAAGATCTACAAGAAGGAGGGCAAAGACAGGGAGAGGAGGAGGCTAAGAAGCTTCTCCTATGGGACTCTGCCAGGTCTAGAGGAGCTCAGAACCAACCCCCTGTACGAGGAGCAGGATCAGGATGATAACGACTCGGGGATCCTGGACAACGACTCCGCGACCAGTTCCCTACTCGACGACAGATGCAGCAGCAGTGCTTCTGGCTTGATGACTGGCGTCGACTCGTCCTTGGGTTCCCCGCCTCAGCTGCCACCAAGGAAACCTTCCTCGTCTATCGTAGACGTCGAGAGGACGGCGAGGCTGTTCTCCAGCCTCGACGTTTACTGCGGCAGGAGCGAAGGCAGGGGCTGCAGGAAAGATGTGTCCAGGTTGAGTAGCCTTGAAGATTCGACCAGCCAGATCTGCCAGGCTGCCAACAGCGAGTTGATAGATCAACGGGATCGCGAGGACTCTAAAGTCCCTGACAGGAAGGACGTCATCGAGAGGCTTGGTAATAAGGAATCTTTGGGGTCGGAGAGTAACCACGGTGCTCGGTTGCCAGTGATCAGGAACAAGCCGTATATCACCGAGACGATGGTCGTCAAGCTTCCCAGGGCGAGTTCCGATCAGTGTTTAGGCATCTTCATCGCGAAAACCGCGGAGTTGAGCCCTGGGTACTTAGTGGCCCACGTGGTGCCAAATGGGCTGGCGGATAAAGAGGGCACCTTGAGGATAGGGGACGAAATTCTGATTGTTAACGGCAAAAGGCTGCGGGGATTGAATATGTCCGAGGCTAGGAAGATCCTCGGAAGCGGTAGTGGGCCTGGTGACGTGGATATCGTTGTCTCCAGGTACACAGCTGTGGATCAGTCTCCTAAGAAGCTGACGGAGAGCAGCGTCGATTATGAGAACGTTAATGTAGAGAATGGTCATGGAGTTATCGTGGAGAATTCCCCGAGGTCGCACTTCAGGAAGCGACAGACCAAGCACCATCGCGACAGGAGGAGCGAGTGCAGCAGGTCAACATCCTCCGAGAAGTCTGCGGTGAATATGGATAACAGTGGCTCCCAGAGCGTTTCCAATTTCTGCACTCTGCCCAGAAGACCGAGGAACACTGTTTCCACGTTTCTGACGGTGGTTTTTCAGAAGGGTCCGGGGAAGAAGTCCCTGGGGTTCACCATTGTGGGAGGAAGCGACAGTCCAAAAGGAAGCATCG GTATCTTTATAAAATCGGTGTTGCCAGGGGGGCAAGCCGCAGAAGATGGCCGTTTGCGCGCAGGTGACGAGATTTTGGCAGTGAATGGCCACGTTTGCCACGACTTGACCCACAGAAAGGCCGTTCAGCTTTTCCGCAATATCAAAACTGGACCGGTTGCCTTGCACCTTTCTAGACGCgtaaaaaataaggaattaca GGCAACGAAGGCCAAGTCGTGCGCAGACCTCTTGCTCGTCGACGCGTGA